The following coding sequences lie in one Cronobacter universalis NCTC 9529 genomic window:
- the copM gene encoding CopM family metallochaperone, producing MKKLQTALVSLLVVLPVAAMAQKPDMKMTQDMHMSPASKEYMAGMQNMHRGMMDAMKEQDADRAFARGMAEHHKGAIAMAETELKYGKDPEMRKMAEDVIKAQKAEIEHLEKWLNK from the coding sequence ATGAAAAAATTACAGACAGCCCTGGTTTCCCTGCTGGTTGTTCTGCCCGTTGCGGCTATGGCCCAGAAGCCGGATATGAAGATGACGCAGGACATGCATATGTCCCCGGCGTCAAAAGAATACATGGCCGGCATGCAGAATATGCACCGCGGCATGATGGATGCGATGAAGGAGCAGGATGCAGACAGGGCTTTTGCCAGAGGCATGGCAGAGCACCATAAAGGCGCGATAGCCATGGCCGAAACAGAACTGAAGTACGGAAAAGATCCTGAAATGAGAAAGATGGCTGAAGATGTCATCAAAGCACAGAAGGCTGAGATTGAGCATCTGGAAAAATGGCTGAATAAATAG
- a CDS encoding heavy metal sensor histidine kinase: MKRNWSLTSRLSLVFAGVMMSVWLLTSVLLVAALGSYFRSQDLTLLTGKLELATELLESEARTGKLDTAGLARKLADAMVGHSGLYLSIRTADNQILADYFSPGFPVPAERFAGEALKLNILQTVEEDGWRYNVMIKKIGTENSGRHQDVLITAAYDTGFHDEFIGQLKEWLMWLNGGLIFLSVLLGWLATRIGLRPLNEINRLASAITVNNLSERLPARHLPSELMPTVVEFNSMLERLEGSFRRLTEFSSDIAHELRTPVSNLMMQTQVALSRERDAASYREVLFSNLEELGRLARMSSDMLFLAKSENGLLALENEIFSAKAELEELIEFFEPLTAENGKTLALEGDASMKGDRLMLRRALSNLITNAIKYSSDGAAILIRAEQQAGMAFVHISNCTEAITQENLGRLFDRFYRGDSSRQHNTDGAGLGLSITRAVVQAHNGTLQVFLDGDIVTFTVKIPAA; the protein is encoded by the coding sequence ATGAAGCGTAACTGGTCTCTGACTTCCAGACTTAGCCTGGTCTTTGCCGGTGTCATGATGTCCGTCTGGCTGCTTACCAGCGTTCTGCTGGTTGCCGCGCTGGGCAGTTACTTTCGCAGCCAGGATCTTACGCTGCTGACCGGTAAGCTTGAGCTGGCTACCGAACTGCTGGAAAGTGAAGCCCGTACCGGAAAGCTTGATACCGCCGGGCTTGCCCGCAAGCTTGCCGACGCCATGGTGGGCCACAGCGGACTTTATCTGTCGATCAGGACTGCCGATAATCAAATACTCGCCGACTATTTCTCTCCCGGCTTCCCGGTTCCGGCTGAGCGCTTTGCCGGTGAGGCCCTGAAGCTGAACATCCTGCAGACGGTGGAGGAAGACGGCTGGCGCTATAACGTCATGATTAAAAAAATCGGTACAGAGAACTCGGGCAGGCACCAGGACGTGCTGATAACAGCCGCCTACGATACTGGCTTTCATGATGAATTTATCGGCCAGCTGAAAGAGTGGCTGATGTGGCTTAACGGGGGACTGATTTTTCTTTCTGTCTTGCTGGGCTGGCTTGCCACCCGCATCGGACTCCGGCCGCTGAATGAAATAAACCGGCTGGCTTCGGCTATTACCGTTAATAATCTCAGTGAGCGCCTGCCGGCCCGACACCTTCCTTCGGAGCTTATGCCTACCGTAGTCGAGTTTAACAGCATGCTGGAGAGACTGGAGGGCTCTTTCAGGCGCCTGACAGAGTTTTCATCTGACATAGCCCATGAGCTGCGCACTCCCGTAAGTAACCTGATGATGCAGACGCAGGTTGCCCTGTCCCGGGAGCGTGACGCTGCCAGTTACCGGGAAGTGCTTTTCTCAAACCTGGAGGAGCTGGGCCGGCTTGCCAGAATGAGCAGCGACATGCTGTTTCTGGCGAAGTCTGAAAACGGGCTGCTGGCGCTGGAAAATGAGATTTTTTCCGCAAAGGCAGAACTCGAAGAACTAATCGAATTTTTCGAGCCGCTGACCGCTGAAAACGGTAAAACCCTGGCGCTTGAAGGGGATGCCAGCATGAAGGGCGATCGTCTGATGCTGCGCCGGGCGCTGAGCAACCTGATAACCAATGCCATAAAGTACTCTTCAGACGGCGCGGCGATCCTGATCCGGGCTGAACAGCAGGCCGGGATGGCGTTTGTTCACATATCTAACTGTACAGAAGCCATTACACAGGAAAATCTGGGCCGGCTTTTTGATCGCTTTTACCGGGGTGACTCGTCCAGGCAACATAACACGGACGGTGCCGGTCTGGGCCTTTCCATCACGCGTGCCGTTGTCCAGGCTCACAATGGCACGCTGCAGGTTTTTCTGGACGGTGACATCGTTACGTTTACGGTAAAAATACCGGCAGCATGA
- a CDS encoding heavy metal response regulator transcription factor, translating to MTTLLIVEDEIKTGTYLKQGLQEAGYDVTLVNDGRQGLEHILQQRYDLIILDVMLPSLDGWDILRQMRMARHEEPVLFLTARDNVSEKIKGLDLGADDYLLKPFDFAELLARIRTQLRRNRSLASGMYEIADLVMDISRRSVSRSGKKIHLSTKEFVLLELLLQRRGEVLPRNLISSLVWNINFESDTNVIDVAVRRLRSKVDDDFSPKLIHTVRGIGYVLEIREE from the coding sequence ATGACCACTCTTTTGATCGTCGAGGATGAAATTAAAACCGGGACTTACCTGAAACAGGGTCTTCAGGAAGCAGGGTATGACGTCACCCTCGTGAATGACGGCCGTCAGGGGCTGGAGCATATCCTGCAGCAGCGCTACGACCTGATTATTCTTGACGTTATGCTGCCCTCCCTGGACGGCTGGGACATTCTGCGGCAGATGAGAATGGCCCGCCACGAAGAGCCCGTGCTGTTTCTGACCGCAAGGGATAACGTCAGCGAAAAAATCAAAGGTCTGGACCTGGGAGCCGATGACTATCTGCTCAAGCCGTTCGATTTTGCCGAGCTTCTGGCCCGTATCCGGACCCAGCTCAGGCGTAACCGCTCTCTGGCATCCGGCATGTACGAAATAGCTGACCTGGTGATGGACATATCCCGCCGGAGCGTCAGCCGTTCCGGCAAAAAAATTCATCTGTCCACAAAAGAGTTTGTTCTGCTTGAGCTGCTGCTGCAGCGTCGCGGTGAAGTGCTGCCAAGAAATCTCATCTCCTCCCTGGTCTGGAATATTAATTTTGAGAGTGATACTAACGTAATTGATGTGGCTGTCCGGCGGCTGCGCAGCAAAGTGGATGATGACTTCAGCCCGAAGCTGATCCATACCGTGCGTGGCATTGGCTACGTGCTGGAGATACGTGAAGAATGA
- the copD gene encoding copper homeostasis membrane protein CopD → MNDQTFIVIRFFLYLDLMVLFGLPLFELYAVKGTLKKSVSLFSVWSFFFILISVGIVLSLANMLLVAQAMSGVADAGEITLHIIEMVIGETAVGLSWVIRLAALVLAFIGLGLRLRNAVLSRYVLTLSGGTALATLAWGGHAAMNDGMSYYLHLLSDIIHLSAAGAWVGALTAFAILLCIKKAQTASHVRQLAEALTGFSRAGTVIVLSIVITAVINFFFIVEDPVNSLPGSHYGLLLLIKTGLFFVMLLLAAANRFRLAPALENALSQGHYKTGIALMRKSIITEFSVSILILATVAWLGTLSPGNGMA, encoded by the coding sequence ATGAACGATCAGACTTTTATTGTCATCCGCTTTTTCCTTTACCTTGACCTTATGGTTCTGTTTGGGCTGCCTTTATTTGAACTGTATGCCGTGAAGGGAACGCTTAAAAAATCGGTGTCTTTATTCAGCGTCTGGTCGTTCTTCTTTATTCTGATATCCGTCGGCATTGTTCTGTCGCTGGCGAATATGCTGCTGGTCGCGCAGGCGATGAGTGGCGTGGCCGACGCAGGTGAAATCACGCTCCACATCATAGAGATGGTTATCGGTGAGACTGCGGTCGGCCTCAGCTGGGTTATCCGGCTTGCCGCACTCGTCCTGGCCTTCATCGGACTGGGCCTGCGCCTGCGCAATGCCGTTCTGTCGCGTTACGTTCTCACGCTGTCCGGAGGCACAGCGCTGGCCACCCTGGCATGGGGTGGTCATGCGGCCATGAACGACGGTATGAGCTACTATCTGCATCTGCTGAGCGATATCATCCACCTGTCGGCAGCCGGTGCATGGGTGGGCGCGCTGACAGCCTTTGCCATTCTGTTATGCATCAAAAAGGCGCAGACGGCCAGCCACGTCCGGCAGCTTGCGGAAGCCCTGACGGGCTTTTCCCGGGCCGGCACGGTGATTGTGCTGAGTATTGTCATCACCGCCGTCATTAACTTTTTCTTCATTGTGGAAGACCCGGTCAACTCTTTGCCGGGCAGCCACTACGGGCTGCTCCTGCTAATCAAGACAGGCTTGTTTTTCGTCATGCTGTTGCTGGCTGCCGCGAACCGCTTCCGGCTTGCGCCGGCACTGGAAAATGCGCTCAGTCAGGGCCACTATAAGACGGGTATTGCGCTGATGCGCAAAAGTATTATTACAGAGTTCAGCGTGTCTATCCTGATTCTGGCGACCGTAGCCTGGCTTGGCACGCTGTCGCCCGGTAACGGTATGGCGTAA
- the copC gene encoding copper homeostasis periplasmic binding protein CopC yields the protein MKRNYAGYVIAVAASVAAFAAQAHPELASSVPADKAQVAAPSKVELHFTENLVTKFSGARLVMTAMPGMSSHAPMAVAAKVAAGGDPKTMVITPAKALVPGTYKVEWRAVSSDTHPRTGNVSFSVK from the coding sequence ATGAAACGTAATTATGCTGGCTACGTCATCGCTGTTGCCGCCTCTGTTGCTGCTTTTGCCGCGCAGGCGCATCCGGAACTGGCTTCTTCTGTCCCTGCTGATAAAGCGCAGGTGGCAGCGCCTTCAAAAGTGGAGCTGCACTTTACTGAAAATCTGGTCACAAAATTTTCTGGTGCACGTCTCGTCATGACCGCTATGCCCGGCATGTCCTCTCATGCCCCGATGGCGGTTGCGGCAAAAGTGGCCGCCGGTGGCGATCCGAAAACCATGGTGATCACGCCGGCCAAAGCTCTAGTGCCTGGCACATACAAGGTGGAGTGGCGTGCGGTCTCTTCCGATACACACCCGCGCACCGGCAACGTCAGCTTTAGCGTGAAATAA
- a CDS encoding copper resistance protein B codes for MQEHDMGAMSGMDHSAMGNMEPMSGMEGMESMQPAAPTESRTPVPVLTDADRRAAFPDVHGHKVHDSNVNWYLLADQLEWQKNNEAGGFSWDVSGWAGGDIDRLWLRSEGETSDGQTESAEVQALWGHAISPWWDVVAGARQDFKPGRPQTWAAAGFQGMPLYNLETELTAFAGEQGRTALRFEAEYDVLLTSRLILQPSFEANFYGKDDEVRETGKGLSGTELSLRLRYEVKREFAPYVGVSWSQLYGNTADMATREGEKDNEVRFLLGARVWF; via the coding sequence ATGCAGGAGCATGACATGGGTGCAATGTCGGGCATGGACCACTCCGCTATGGGCAATATGGAACCCATGTCCGGGATGGAAGGCATGGAGTCCATGCAGCCTGCTGCCCCGACTGAAAGCAGAACGCCTGTTCCGGTGCTGACGGACGCCGACCGCCGGGCTGCGTTTCCGGACGTACACGGCCATAAGGTGCATGACAGCAACGTGAACTGGTATCTGCTGGCCGATCAGCTTGAGTGGCAGAAAAATAATGAGGCCGGGGGATTCAGTTGGGACGTCAGCGGCTGGGCCGGCGGGGATATAGATCGTCTCTGGCTGCGCAGCGAAGGGGAAACCAGCGACGGACAAACCGAGTCGGCGGAGGTGCAGGCCCTGTGGGGGCACGCTATCTCGCCCTGGTGGGACGTGGTTGCGGGCGCCCGACAGGATTTTAAACCAGGCAGGCCCCAGACATGGGCCGCCGCCGGCTTTCAGGGCATGCCGCTGTATAATCTCGAAACTGAACTCACCGCGTTTGCCGGTGAGCAGGGACGCACCGCGCTCCGGTTTGAAGCAGAGTATGACGTGCTGCTGACCAGCCGGCTCATCCTGCAGCCGTCTTTTGAAGCTAATTTTTACGGAAAGGATGATGAGGTGCGTGAAACCGGGAAAGGGCTGTCCGGTACCGAGCTTTCCCTGCGCCTTCGTTACGAAGTGAAGCGGGAGTTTGCGCCTTACGTGGGCGTATCGTGGAGCCAGCTTTATGGCAACACGGCCGATATGGCGACCCGTGAAGGAGAGAAAGACAACGAAGTGCGCTTTCTTCTCGGTGCCCGCGTGTGGTTCTGA
- a CDS encoding copper resistance system multicopper oxidase produces MQLKSSRRNFIKGITAAGIVGGLGMKTFDAFSAVSLVQSRTLTGNDFDLFIAETPLNITGNIRYAKTINAGLPGPLLRWKEGDTVTLRVKNRLKETTSIHWHGIILPANMDGVPGLSFHGIEPDETFIYSFRVKQNGTYWYHSHSGLQEQEGVYGPIIIDSAEPEPFTYDREHVVMLTDWSDENAATILAKLKKQSDYYNFAKPTAGDFFRDAREKGLGNTLADRKMWAEMKMNPTDLADVSGATYTYLMNGQGPGKNWTGLFRKGEKIRLRFINGSAMTYFDVRIPGVKMTVVAADGQYVTPVSVDEFRIAVAETYDVIVEPVQDACTIFAQSMDRSGYARGTLAVREGMTAPVPSTDPRPWLTMDDMGMGGMDHGSMGGMDHGQMQGMDGGSMQSMDGSAVESAPAGSMAGMDHSSMGGMGDMQKHPASETNNPLVDMQAMMPVPKLSDPGIGLRNNGRRVLTYADLKSTFDDPDGREPSRTIELHLTGHMEKFAWSFNGIKFSDAEPVTLRYGERVRIVLINDTMMTHPIHLHGMWSDLEDEEGNFLVRKHTIDMPPGTRRSYRVTADALGRWAYHCHLLFHMETGMFREVRVNE; encoded by the coding sequence ATGCAGCTTAAAAGTTCACGACGTAATTTTATCAAAGGGATCACAGCAGCCGGAATTGTCGGCGGTCTTGGTATGAAGACGTTCGATGCTTTCTCGGCAGTAAGTCTGGTACAGTCACGCACGCTTACCGGTAACGATTTCGACCTGTTCATCGCCGAAACGCCGCTGAATATCACCGGAAACATCCGTTATGCCAAAACCATCAACGCCGGCCTGCCGGGTCCCCTGCTGCGCTGGAAAGAAGGTGATACTGTCACGCTGCGGGTTAAAAATCGTCTGAAAGAAACAACTTCCATTCACTGGCACGGCATTATTCTGCCGGCCAACATGGATGGCGTACCCGGCCTCAGCTTCCACGGTATTGAACCCGATGAGACCTTCATTTATTCATTCCGCGTGAAGCAGAATGGCACCTACTGGTATCACAGTCATTCCGGTCTTCAGGAGCAGGAAGGCGTTTACGGCCCGATTATCATTGATTCCGCTGAGCCTGAGCCGTTTACATATGACCGGGAACATGTGGTAATGCTGACCGACTGGTCAGATGAAAATGCCGCCACCATTCTTGCAAAACTGAAAAAACAGTCTGACTACTACAACTTCGCCAAGCCCACCGCCGGTGATTTTTTCCGGGATGCCCGGGAAAAGGGACTGGGTAATACCCTGGCTGACCGGAAGATGTGGGCGGAAATGAAGATGAACCCGACTGACCTTGCAGACGTCAGCGGTGCGACGTACACCTACCTCATGAACGGTCAGGGCCCGGGTAAAAACTGGACCGGGCTGTTCCGTAAAGGCGAAAAAATCCGCCTCCGCTTTATCAACGGCTCTGCCATGACCTACTTCGATGTGCGCATTCCCGGCGTAAAGATGACCGTGGTGGCTGCTGACGGCCAGTACGTCACCCCCGTCAGCGTGGATGAGTTCCGTATTGCCGTGGCTGAAACCTACGATGTCATTGTGGAGCCCGTCCAGGATGCCTGCACCATCTTTGCCCAGTCCATGGACAGAAGCGGCTATGCACGGGGCACGCTTGCCGTTCGTGAAGGCATGACTGCCCCGGTTCCTTCCACCGATCCTCGTCCCTGGCTCACCATGGATGATATGGGAATGGGGGGAATGGATCACGGCAGCATGGGGGGTATGGATCACGGGCAGATGCAGGGTATGGACGGCGGTAGCATGCAGAGCATGGATGGTTCAGCTGTGGAGAGCGCCCCGGCAGGCAGTATGGCTGGCATGGATCACAGCAGCATGGGCGGCATGGGTGATATGCAGAAGCATCCGGCATCAGAAACGAACAACCCCCTGGTTGACATGCAGGCCATGATGCCCGTCCCGAAGCTCAGCGATCCGGGTATCGGGCTGAGGAATAACGGCCGCAGGGTTCTGACCTACGCTGACCTGAAGAGCACTTTTGACGATCCGGACGGACGCGAACCCTCACGCACCATAGAACTGCATCTTACCGGCCATATGGAAAAATTTGCCTGGTCTTTCAATGGCATCAAGTTCTCCGATGCAGAGCCGGTCACGCTCCGCTATGGCGAGCGCGTCCGCATCGTGCTCATCAACGATACCATGATGACGCATCCCATTCATCTGCACGGAATGTGGAGCGACCTTGAGGATGAAGAAGGGAATTTTCTGGTGCGTAAACACACCATTGATATGCCGCCCGGCACGCGCCGCAGCTATCGTGTGACGGCCGATGCGCTGGGCCGCTGGGCTTACCACTGTCACCTGCTTTTTCATATGGAAACAGGCATGTTCCGTGAAGTCCGGGTTAATGAGTGA
- a CDS encoding four-helix bundle copper-binding protein, protein MNNNRNCIEACYICAATCDYCATSCLKEENIEMMRECIRADMQCASICRLAAELMTMDSEFAAQICKVCAEACQKCGDECAKHEHEHCKKCAEACYRCAEECRKMAA, encoded by the coding sequence CTGAACAATAACCGCAACTGCATTGAGGCCTGTTATATCTGCGCTGCAACCTGTGACTACTGCGCAACGTCCTGCCTGAAAGAAGAAAATATTGAGATGATGCGCGAATGCATCCGGGCGGACATGCAGTGCGCCAGCATCTGCCGCCTGGCAGCTGAGCTGATGACAATGGACAGTGAATTCGCTGCTCAGATTTGTAAGGTTTGCGCAGAAGCATGCCAGAAATGCGGTGATGAGTGCGCGAAACATGAGCACGAGCACTGTAAGAAATGTGCTGAAGCCTGTTACCGCTGTGCTGAAGAATGCCGGAAAATGGCAGCGTGA
- a CDS encoding ABC transporter substrate-binding protein, whose translation MKRFRTLTTVIILTCLSFSAAEGAQLSEMTWAEVVSRAQKEGSVSFNVWYLKPQWRSFVKGFEQEYGIKVIIPESTIDGNLNKILAEKNKATGKLDVVGFTMSQMPVVLNSYTVSPVAWLPEYQNGYSKLHGTDFLGYGLAFWGSQTGFAYDPLQMQNKKLPQTLEELQGFIDSNPNLFGYNDPQNGGAGEAFIQRVLTLQGQGEHKLTDKTDPAVLQQWNKGWEWFIKNKSKITLTKSQADSLTRINDGELVLAPAWEDHLLTLKKTGAVTSRIKFYVPGFSMPAGANAVVIAKNSAHPAASALFVNWLVSEKTQSELHKVFGSIPVNKHLNNEFDDKFQRVSFYNAPYSVELKKQFSSRVLLGR comes from the coding sequence ATGAAACGCTTTCGGACTTTAACTACCGTTATAATTCTTACTTGTCTCTCTTTTTCAGCGGCAGAGGGAGCGCAGCTTTCCGAAATGACGTGGGCCGAGGTTGTCTCCCGCGCGCAAAAAGAAGGATCAGTTAGCTTTAATGTCTGGTATCTCAAGCCACAATGGCGAAGTTTTGTAAAAGGATTTGAACAGGAGTATGGCATCAAAGTTATCATTCCCGAATCTACTATAGACGGGAATCTTAATAAAATACTGGCTGAAAAAAATAAAGCAACCGGGAAGCTTGACGTAGTAGGTTTCACGATGAGCCAGATGCCGGTTGTCCTTAATTCTTATACCGTTTCGCCGGTAGCCTGGCTTCCCGAATACCAGAATGGCTACAGTAAACTCCATGGTACTGACTTCCTCGGATATGGCCTTGCATTCTGGGGAAGCCAGACCGGGTTTGCGTATGACCCGCTGCAAATGCAGAACAAAAAGCTTCCTCAGACTCTGGAGGAGCTTCAGGGCTTCATCGACAGCAATCCAAATTTGTTTGGGTACAATGATCCGCAAAATGGCGGGGCCGGTGAAGCTTTTATACAGAGAGTATTGACACTCCAGGGACAGGGAGAGCATAAATTAACTGATAAAACAGACCCAGCCGTTCTGCAGCAGTGGAATAAAGGATGGGAATGGTTCATTAAAAATAAAAGTAAGATCACGCTCACAAAATCTCAGGCAGACAGTCTTACCCGCATCAATGATGGCGAGCTTGTTTTGGCTCCTGCATGGGAAGATCACCTGCTGACTCTTAAAAAAACAGGTGCAGTAACATCACGTATAAAATTTTATGTACCCGGGTTTAGTATGCCTGCCGGAGCTAACGCTGTCGTAATAGCTAAAAATTCAGCACATCCCGCTGCGTCTGCTCTTTTTGTCAATTGGCTGGTCAGTGAGAAAACGCAAAGCGAACTCCATAAAGTTTTTGGTTCAATTCCTGTGAATAAACATCTGAATAACGAATTTGATGATAAATTTCAGAGGGTAAGCTTTTATAATGCCCCATACAGCGTTGAGCTCAAAAAACAATTTTCCAGCCGGGTATTGCTGGGACGATAA
- a CDS encoding ABC transporter permease, which yields MNMKSRKKTGAVMKVSVVFFLIANFIWLGLPVGMAVLWSMVDPAHPWSFPDIFPNSLSFTRWVNMWQTTSLPDAMFNSYSIALTVALLSLLLALPTAYAFGRIPFRGKGIAEVLTLIPLVIPGMLIGIFFSAMILQLNIDNTFISIVTGHTVLALPYAIRILSAGFRAVPQEMIDASRDLGSNRWATFRNAYLPFLRSAILATLILCFVRSLEEFSVSYVLGSPDFITIPTILYSYLGYAFVRPDAAVVSMILIIPNIILMIFIERMLKDNYSAESTGKY from the coding sequence ATGAATATGAAGAGTCGAAAAAAAACCGGTGCTGTCATGAAAGTTTCGGTGGTTTTTTTTCTCATTGCTAATTTTATATGGCTTGGGCTGCCCGTGGGCATGGCGGTACTGTGGTCGATGGTTGACCCTGCTCATCCCTGGAGTTTTCCTGACATATTCCCTAACAGCCTTTCTTTCACGAGATGGGTTAATATGTGGCAGACGACATCGCTTCCTGACGCTATGTTCAACAGTTATTCGATAGCGTTAACAGTGGCTCTCCTGAGTCTGTTACTGGCTCTTCCTACTGCTTATGCTTTCGGTCGCATACCGTTCAGAGGAAAAGGAATAGCTGAAGTCCTGACACTGATACCCCTCGTTATCCCGGGAATGCTGATCGGAATATTTTTCAGTGCCATGATCTTGCAACTCAATATCGACAACACCTTTATCAGCATAGTTACAGGACATACTGTGCTCGCGCTGCCTTATGCAATAAGAATACTTTCCGCCGGTTTTCGGGCTGTTCCGCAGGAGATGATTGACGCCAGTCGCGATCTGGGTTCGAACAGGTGGGCTACATTCAGGAATGCTTATCTGCCTTTTCTGAGGAGTGCTATCCTCGCGACATTGATTCTGTGTTTCGTCAGGAGCCTTGAGGAGTTTTCTGTCTCTTACGTACTGGGTTCGCCGGATTTTATTACCATTCCGACAATACTTTATTCTTATCTGGGATACGCGTTTGTAAGACCAGACGCAGCAGTTGTATCCATGATACTCATCATTCCTAACATCATCCTTATGATCTTTATTGAGAGAATGCTGAAGGATAATTATTCAGCTGAGTCAACTGGCAAATATTAA